The nucleotide window TAGACAGGATGGATGCGATACTTGCTCCGTTTTTTTGAAATGGAAATGCAAGGAGCAAGTAAATGCCGGTGAAAATAGTTTCTGAGGATGGTAAAAATTTAACGCTACAAGTAACGGTAGATATTTCTGGTTCAATGCTGGAAGCAGAGGAAAAGATAATGGCGGCCTGTAATGCAGTTGGTACGCTCACTACAGAAAAAGCCTTATCTCAGTTCGACACAGATGGCACGCCCATAAAAATGGGCGAAAAAAAATACACGGCGAAGGCCAAGGAAAATAAGCGTTATGAAACGCCGTATGGATCGGCATGTGTTCAGCGTTATGTTTATCAACCATCCTGTGGAGAAGGAAGAACACATGTTCCATTTGAGACAAGTGCGTGCATTGTTCACAGTGCCACACCTAAATTTACAAAAATGTTATCGCATCAATATTCATCATGATTTGGATTATATAGAGAAAATCGTTTAGTCTACTTCAATAATAGCCAAAGAGCACTGCTTTGAAGAACAAGCTCACTTTTAAGGTAACCATTAAACCGAATGCCAAAGAGAGCAAGATCTTAGGCATTCAAAATGATGCAGTTAAAATTGCTTTAAACGCGTCGCCTGTCAAAGGGAAGGCAAACAAAGCATTAATTATTTTATTGGCGCAAGTATTTGGGGTTAAGCAGTCACAGGTTGAAATCTTGAGAGGCGATATTTCTCGTATAAAGCAGGTGAGCATCATGGATTCTCAAAAAACATTAGAAGAAGTGATGGCGGTGATTGATAAGAAATTTTAGATG belongs to Gammaproteobacteria bacterium CG11_big_fil_rev_8_21_14_0_20_46_22 and includes:
- a CDS encoding YggU family protein; amino-acid sequence: MKNKLTFKVTIKPNAKESKILGIQNDAVKIALNASPVKGKANKALIILLAQVFGVKQSQVEILRGDISRIKQVSIMDSQKTLEEVMAVIDKKF